A part of Rhinolophus ferrumequinum isolate MPI-CBG mRhiFer1 chromosome 11, mRhiFer1_v1.p, whole genome shotgun sequence genomic DNA contains:
- the ZNRD2 gene encoding protein ZNRD2 isoform X2, which translates to MALNGAEVDDFSWEPPTEAETKVLQARRERQDRISRLMGDYLLRGYRMLGETCADCGTILLQDKQRKIYCVACQELDSDVDKDNPALNAQAALSQAREHQLASASELPSGSRPTPQPAVPRPEHCEGAAAGLKAAQGPPPPAVTPNADVLACTQEALLQKLTWSSAELGSSTSLETSIQLCSLIRACAEALRSLQQLQH; encoded by the exons ATGGCTCTGAACGGCGCTG AAGTAGACGATTTCTCCTGGGAGCCTCCGACCGAAGCGGAAACGAAGGTGCTTCAAGCGCGACGGGAGCGGCAGGATCGCATCTCCCGGCTCATGGGCGACTACTTGCTGCGTGGTTACCGCATGCTGGGCGAGACGTGCGCCGACTGCGGG ACGATCCTCCTCCAAGACAAACAGCGGAAAATCTACTGCGTGGCTTGTCAGGAGCTCGATTCAGACGTGGATAAAGATAATCCGG CTCTGAATGCCCAGGCTGCCCTCTCCCAAGCTCGGGAGCACCAGCTCGCCTCTGCCTCAGAGCTCCCCTCAGGCTCTCGGCCCACCCCTCAGCCCGCAGTACCCCGCCCAGAGCACTGTGAGGGGGCTGCAGCAGGGCTCAAGGCAGCCCAGGGGCCCCCCCCTCCTGCTGTGACTCCAAATGCAGATGTCCTGGCCTGCACACAGGAGGCCCTCCTGCAGAAGCTGACTTGGTCCTCAGCTGAACTGGGCTCCAGCACCTCCCTGGAGACTAGCATCCAGCTGTGTAGTCTTATCCGGGCTTGTGCTGAGGCCCTACGCAGCCTGCAACAGCTGCAACACTAA
- the FAM89B gene encoding leucine repeat adapter protein 25 has product MGRPGPTAVALLREAPPMRRGWGRGGVGGVREGTKRGLRAAAGLRRSSRGVRAPRVASRAERWREGGGIFVRAGPAMNGLPSAEAPSGAGCTLAGLPPLPRGLSGLLNASGGSWRELERVYSQRSRIHDELSRASRVPDGPRGATGAANAGPAAGPPALRRPVNLDSALAALRKEMVGLRQLDMSLLCQLWGLYESIQDYKHLCQDLSLCQDLSSSLHSDSSYPPDAGLSDDDEPPDASLPPDPPPLTVPQTHNARDQWLQDAFHISL; this is encoded by the exons ATGGGGCGACCGGGTCCCACAGCCGTTGCCCTTTTAAGAGAGGCTCCGCCCATgcggagggggtggggcaggggtggagtCGGAGGCGTCCGGGAAGGAACAAAGCGCGGCCTGCGGGCGGCGGCCGGGCTCCGCCGGAGCAGCCGCGGGGTGCGGGCCCCGCGGGTGGCATCCCGGGCGGAGCGTTGGAGGGAAGGAGGCGGCATATTTGTCCGAGCCGGCCCAGCCATGAATGGGCTGCCCTCGGCCGAGGCGCCGAGCGGTGCAGGCTGTACCCTGGCCGGGCTCCCGCCGCTACCGCGCGGCCTCAGCGGTCTCCTTAACGCGAGCGGGGGTTCGTGGCGGGAGCTGGAGCGCGTCTACAGCCAGCGCAGCCGCATCCACGACGAGCTGAGCCGTGCCTCCCGCGTTCCGGACGGGCCCCGCGGCGCCACCGGCGCTGCCAACGCGGGACCCGCCGCCGGTCCCCCCGCCCTGCGTCGCCCTGTCAACCTCGATTCGGCATTAGCGGCGCTGCGCAAGGAGATG GTGGGGTTGCGGCAGCTGGACATGTCCCTGCTGTGCCAGCTGTGGGGCCTGTACGAGTCAATCCAAGACTATAAGCACCTGTGCCAAGACTTGAGCCTGTGCCAGGACCTGTCATCCTCCCTGCACTCAGACAGCTCCTACCCACCTGATGCTGGCCTATCTGATGATGACGAGCCTCCTGATGCCAGCCTGCCCCCAGACCCGCCACCCCTCACCGTGCCCCAGACACACAATGCTCGTGACCAGTGGCTGCAAGATGCTTTCCATATCAGCCTCTga
- the ZNRD2 gene encoding protein ZNRD2 isoform X1 has product MALNGAGEDLSCGGLRLRGTGGSLLRQDPPVPCASLPPEVDDFSWEPPTEAETKVLQARRERQDRISRLMGDYLLRGYRMLGETCADCGTILLQDKQRKIYCVACQELDSDVDKDNPALNAQAALSQAREHQLASASELPSGSRPTPQPAVPRPEHCEGAAAGLKAAQGPPPPAVTPNADVLACTQEALLQKLTWSSAELGSSTSLETSIQLCSLIRACAEALRSLQQLQH; this is encoded by the exons ATGGCTCTGAACGGCGCTGGTGAGGACTTGAGCTGCGGGGGCCTGCGGCTGCGGGGTACGGGAGGCAGCCTGCTTCGGCAAGACCCCCCGGTGCCTTGTGCCTCTCTTCCCCCAGAAGTAGACGATTTCTCCTGGGAGCCTCCGACCGAAGCGGAAACGAAGGTGCTTCAAGCGCGACGGGAGCGGCAGGATCGCATCTCCCGGCTCATGGGCGACTACTTGCTGCGTGGTTACCGCATGCTGGGCGAGACGTGCGCCGACTGCGGG ACGATCCTCCTCCAAGACAAACAGCGGAAAATCTACTGCGTGGCTTGTCAGGAGCTCGATTCAGACGTGGATAAAGATAATCCGG CTCTGAATGCCCAGGCTGCCCTCTCCCAAGCTCGGGAGCACCAGCTCGCCTCTGCCTCAGAGCTCCCCTCAGGCTCTCGGCCCACCCCTCAGCCCGCAGTACCCCGCCCAGAGCACTGTGAGGGGGCTGCAGCAGGGCTCAAGGCAGCCCAGGGGCCCCCCCCTCCTGCTGTGACTCCAAATGCAGATGTCCTGGCCTGCACACAGGAGGCCCTCCTGCAGAAGCTGACTTGGTCCTCAGCTGAACTGGGCTCCAGCACCTCCCTGGAGACTAGCATCCAGCTGTGTAGTCTTATCCGGGCTTGTGCTGAGGCCCTACGCAGCCTGCAACAGCTGCAACACTAA